In one Leptospiraceae bacterium genomic region, the following are encoded:
- a CDS encoding TetR/AcrR family transcriptional regulator: protein MRKTKTIAKKRPRRVRNSLNRAEILSAALKIIQTDGVESLSMRTIAKHLNCSVASPYAHFKNQEEIIQALLYSGEQKLTADLNIARASTENPFGQITAIAHTYWQFSVENQGLHKLMFSSGGGLHKKLFAAPSSYRVFLKTVRDGLKKESSEMPRPRYNSIARTMWAWMYGLLVLQMTEILNREKLKQDPIEEGMLVFKTLFRNAIDEEKSKKKK, encoded by the coding sequence ATGAGAAAGACCAAGACTATTGCTAAAAAACGCCCGCGCAGAGTAAGAAACAGCCTAAATCGAGCGGAGATTTTATCTGCCGCGTTGAAAATTATTCAAACGGATGGCGTTGAAAGTTTAAGTATGAGAACCATTGCCAAGCATTTAAACTGTAGTGTAGCAAGTCCCTATGCTCACTTTAAGAACCAAGAAGAAATCATCCAGGCACTTCTCTATAGCGGTGAACAAAAATTAACCGCTGATTTAAACATAGCGAGAGCTTCGACTGAAAATCCATTCGGACAAATCACCGCAATCGCTCACACCTACTGGCAATTTTCCGTTGAAAACCAAGGTCTTCATAAATTAATGTTCAGCTCCGGCGGAGGTTTACACAAAAAACTCTTTGCTGCTCCAAGTAGCTACCGAGTCTTTCTGAAAACGGTTCGGGACGGTTTAAAAAAGGAATCAAGTGAAATGCCGCGCCCTAGATACAATTCTATCGCAAGAACAATGTGGGCTTGGATGTATGGACTCCTAGTCCTACAGATGACTGAGATTCTAAATAGAGAAAAGTTAAAACAAGATCCGATTGAAGAAGGAATGCTTGTCTTTAAAACACTTTTCCGCAATGCAATCGACGAAGAGAAATCAAAAAAGAAAAAATAA
- a CDS encoding VWD domain-containing protein: MKSTYVLLLVSSLILVACDSKDKKALLLPLASVTGSQAQGSQGVPGVQITGNPGNPTVSVFTANPTVPSSEPENTRPSEGSTSTSNSSEANISCSLNNPGHSWGDPHLKTLDGMVYDFQGLGEYWLIRTSEGSGIQVRQEAWKSNKKVTVNTAVAVKIGTHTVSMYLGGKVYIDKTLTSFTSGKKVDLDGGSIALTGTTFKATLPEGTVVNITVNSSYINVYLGAVRLTGQVAGLLGNCNGNFKDDLAPRDTTSAISPITFNNLYMVFGNSWRLKSGESWFEYGNGQSLGSFDGIPDKITPIDPAAITAAETVCKAQGITNKVVFDACVLDVAMTGDASFAQSIDEALSIPAEGSSAIYYEVLAAITDTSTSGGTGGSSGNGGSSGNGGSSGNGGSSGNGGSSGNGGNSGNGGNSGNGGNSGNGGNSGNGDNSCSVGDKDDHHDGKEHHDGKEHHDGKEHHGNRGNHYGNDGKNSDRGKGNQYGDRDKNEKSKKEKDGDRDDRRDREGDDEHSGKEKCHNGNSSERHHDSDEESVSGRCKKYLEKTDTNHGVCSIYYIWGQTKKSN; the protein is encoded by the coding sequence ATGAAATCGACTTATGTGTTGTTGCTTGTTTCTAGTTTAATACTAGTTGCCTGTGACAGCAAAGACAAAAAGGCTCTCCTTTTGCCGCTAGCGAGTGTAACAGGATCGCAAGCCCAAGGATCACAGGGTGTTCCTGGGGTTCAAATTACAGGAAATCCGGGAAATCCAACCGTTTCAGTATTTACAGCGAATCCAACCGTTCCTTCATCTGAACCAGAAAATACGAGACCTTCTGAGGGATCAACCTCTACTTCTAATTCCTCAGAAGCTAATATTTCTTGTTCTTTGAATAATCCAGGACATAGCTGGGGGGATCCCCACCTTAAAACTCTAGACGGTATGGTCTACGACTTCCAAGGTTTAGGAGAATACTGGTTAATCCGCACTTCTGAAGGTTCCGGAATTCAAGTTCGCCAAGAGGCATGGAAATCAAACAAGAAAGTAACGGTAAACACTGCTGTAGCAGTTAAAATCGGAACACATACTGTTTCTATGTATCTAGGTGGAAAGGTTTATATAGACAAGACTTTAACTAGCTTCACATCAGGTAAGAAAGTTGACTTAGATGGTGGTTCTATTGCTCTTACTGGAACAACTTTCAAGGCTACTTTGCCGGAAGGAACTGTTGTAAATATTACAGTCAATAGTTCTTACATAAACGTTTACCTTGGTGCAGTTAGATTAACAGGACAAGTAGCAGGTTTACTTGGTAACTGTAACGGGAACTTCAAAGATGATTTAGCTCCAAGAGATACTACTTCTGCTATTTCCCCAATTACTTTCAACAATCTCTATATGGTCTTTGGCAATAGCTGGAGATTAAAATCGGGTGAAAGTTGGTTTGAATACGGAAATGGACAATCTTTAGGTTCTTTTGATGGTATCCCGGACAAGATCACTCCAATTGATCCAGCAGCAATCACTGCAGCAGAAACTGTATGTAAAGCGCAAGGGATTACCAATAAAGTAGTCTTTGATGCTTGTGTGTTAGACGTTGCTATGACCGGAGATGCTAGCTTTGCTCAATCTATTGATGAAGCTTTGAGTATTCCAGCAGAAGGTTCGTCTGCCATTTATTACGAAGTTCTAGCTGCTATCACTGATACTTCTACTTCTGGTGGAACAGGTGGTAGTTCTGGAAACGGTGGTAGTTCTGGAAACGGCGGTAGTTCTGGAAACGGCGGTAGTTCTGGAAACGGCGGTAGTTCTGGAAACGGCGGTAACTCTGGAAACGGCGGTAACTCTGGAAACGGTGGTAACTCTGGAAACGGTGGTAACTCTGGAAATGGCGATAATTCTTGTAGCGTAGGCGATAAGGACGATCATCATGATGGGAAAGAACACCATGATGGAAAAGAGCACCATGATGGAAAAGAGCACCATGGAAATCGTGGAAATCACTACGGCAACGATGGAAAGAATAGCGACAGAGGAAAAGGAAACCAATACGGGGACCGCGATAAAAACGAAAAGAGCAAGAAAGAAAAAGATGGAGATCGCGACGATAGAAGAGATCGCGAAGGCGATGATGAGCATTCAGGAAAAGAAAAGTGTCATAACGGAAATTCTTCTGAAAGACATCATGATTCCGATGAAGAGAGTGTCTCTGGACGTTGTAAGAAGTATTTAGAAAAAACAGATACCAATCACGGTGTTTGTTCCATCTATTACATTTGGGGACAAACTAAAAAATCCAATTAA
- a CDS encoding HAMP domain-containing histidine kinase gives MRREIEDLKGIISSYETLHELSQKELSEAKEAIKGYEAMLNLSAEERKQSYETVDAFRLVQEVSRQELLDADKVIQNILSMDRELSEVSDVKPLMTKILQSAIQSLGGDLGIIFLKKEGKLTPMYYENITEHQISILGYIKSLAESGMKAEGGKTIGTYLVHHDKEEKKISYICNSFKQDERVIGIIYLEKSSNDMAFHTTDLTTLEVYSLQTSIALQQSKTSIKVLSMLREINQKNQMLEKAQELNIRLSQTKDAFLKNLSFELKTPLSFIRGFSELLQGTDPTHIDQIKAHVESIYLESEKLTLLLSDLLLLTDLETEIKLKKEEIALKQIIDICLSKVEEISKRKKLEITITVAGNVLADKVLFTKVLFNLIKNAVYYNRRNGKVEIFSERLKTETRITVRDTGLGISEENLKHVFEKFFRADNVDSFDGIGVGLFIAERVVELHGGSISAKSELLGGSEFQIHLPLV, from the coding sequence TTGAGAAGAGAAATTGAAGATCTAAAAGGAATTATCAGTTCCTATGAAACATTGCATGAACTGAGCCAAAAGGAATTGTCAGAAGCGAAAGAGGCAATCAAAGGCTATGAAGCAATGCTCAATCTTTCAGCCGAAGAAAGAAAACAATCTTATGAAACAGTAGATGCATTTCGTTTGGTGCAAGAAGTTTCCAGACAGGAACTTCTAGATGCAGATAAAGTAATTCAAAATATTCTTTCGATGGATAGAGAACTTTCAGAGGTTTCGGATGTGAAACCGCTCATGACTAAGATTCTTCAATCTGCCATTCAATCTCTTGGGGGAGATCTTGGAATTATCTTCCTTAAGAAAGAAGGGAAATTAACTCCCATGTATTATGAAAATATCACCGAGCATCAAATTTCAATCCTGGGTTATATCAAGTCTCTCGCCGAGAGTGGTATGAAAGCAGAAGGTGGAAAAACAATTGGAACTTATTTAGTTCATCATGATAAAGAAGAAAAGAAGATTTCCTATATTTGCAATAGCTTCAAACAAGATGAGCGGGTAATCGGTATTATCTATTTGGAAAAATCTTCTAACGATATGGCATTTCACACCACTGACTTGACCACGCTAGAAGTTTATAGCCTGCAAACTTCCATTGCGTTACAACAATCTAAAACAAGTATAAAAGTTCTTTCTATGCTAAGAGAGATCAATCAGAAAAACCAAATGTTAGAGAAAGCGCAAGAATTAAACATTCGACTCAGTCAAACAAAGGATGCATTCTTAAAGAATCTTTCTTTTGAATTAAAGACTCCGCTTTCTTTCATTCGCGGTTTCTCGGAACTATTACAGGGAACAGATCCAACTCATATAGATCAAATAAAAGCTCATGTGGAATCCATCTATCTAGAGAGTGAAAAACTAACACTTCTACTAAGTGATCTTTTACTTCTCACAGATCTGGAAACAGAAATAAAACTCAAGAAAGAAGAAATTGCTCTTAAGCAAATAATAGATATTTGCCTCTCTAAAGTAGAAGAAATTTCCAAGCGCAAGAAATTAGAAATTACTATCACTGTAGCGGGTAACGTTCTAGCGGATAAAGTTCTATTTACCAAAGTCTTGTTTAATCTAATTAAAAATGCAGTGTATTACAACAGACGAAACGGAAAGGTAGAGATATTCTCGGAAAGGTTAAAAACAGAAACACGTATCACAGTGCGCGATACAGGACTTGGTATTTCAGAAGAAAACCTCAAACATGTATTCGAGAAATTCTTTCGGGCAGACAATGTAGATTCTTTTGATGGAATTGGTGTGGGACTTTTTATTGCTGAACGAGTCGTCGAATTACACGGTGGAAGTATTTCTGCCAAAAGTGAATTACTGGGAGGCAGTGAATTTCAAATCCATTTGCCTTTGGTCTAA
- a CDS encoding fatty acid desaturase, with the protein MIRVIEPLESVLEREPTLSEVKKSVRIECFQPDYTKASLFLLSGIIQFLFAVCFSYLTWTWGNWALFPVAWFVSGFVFTSLFVLGHDCAHESFTGSKKLNSFLGHILFIPTFYPFYAWKYSHAAHHQHTNELYAEANTVYFDNAWIPMTVNQYKATKEKYPSHALAYKVTRLFIPLGSLIHNMIYHYFPSKFKAEHRENVKFSYFVLAITGSLIAASIYYATESLFAVFHFWIIPALFFQFWMSLYTFLHHTSEEMSFYPKEEWNQYRGQIKSTTNYKMPRLLSALHFHIDIHIPHHLNIKIPSYMLLAAQSDLNKSKYSEDIEEEEFTWKHYFQTIRNCNLWDEDKSGYVRFSDIK; encoded by the coding sequence ATGATACGTGTTATCGAGCCGCTGGAATCTGTGCTGGAAAGAGAGCCAACCTTAAGTGAAGTAAAAAAATCAGTTCGGATTGAATGCTTTCAGCCTGATTATACAAAGGCATCTTTGTTTTTGCTTTCAGGAATCATCCAATTTTTATTTGCAGTATGTTTCTCTTATTTGACTTGGACTTGGGGTAACTGGGCGTTATTTCCTGTTGCCTGGTTTGTTAGTGGATTTGTATTTACATCTCTTTTTGTTCTAGGCCATGATTGTGCCCATGAATCTTTTACTGGCAGTAAAAAACTCAATTCCTTCTTGGGGCATATATTATTTATCCCTACTTTTTATCCCTTTTATGCCTGGAAGTATTCTCATGCAGCACACCATCAACATACGAATGAACTCTATGCAGAGGCTAATACAGTATACTTTGACAATGCGTGGATTCCGATGACTGTGAATCAATACAAGGCAACGAAAGAAAAATATCCCTCTCATGCTTTGGCTTATAAAGTAACTAGACTTTTTATTCCTCTTGGCTCTCTCATTCACAATATGATATATCATTATTTTCCTTCCAAGTTTAAAGCAGAGCATAGGGAAAACGTAAAATTTTCTTATTTTGTTTTAGCGATCACCGGGAGTTTAATAGCGGCTAGTATTTATTATGCGACTGAAAGTCTTTTTGCAGTATTTCATTTTTGGATTATCCCTGCTTTATTCTTTCAATTCTGGATGTCTCTTTATACTTTTTTACATCATACCTCAGAGGAGATGTCTTTTTATCCGAAAGAAGAATGGAATCAATACCGGGGACAGATTAAATCTACAACCAACTACAAAATGCCTCGCCTTCTTTCTGCTTTGCATTTTCACATTGATATCCATATTCCCCATCATCTAAATATTAAAATTCCAAGCTATATGCTATTAGCCGCACAATCTGATCTAAACAAGTCTAAGTATTCCGAAGACATTGAGGAAGAAGAATTTACTTGGAAGCATTACTTTCAAACAATTCGCAACTGCAATCTCTGGGATGAGGATAAGAGCGGTTATGTTCGATTTAGTGATATTAAGTAA
- a CDS encoding DUF3365 domain-containing protein, translated as MQLKITVLSFLILSTVIQCKDSADIKTKPFLEEGKEIALQAKAELGKNLMNAIQAKGIVGSIEFCNTNAISLTNEISQKQNVKLKRVTDRPRNPDNAASEEELKILQAFKAQIANKEKPSPVTVETEVAQIGYYPIETVAMCLQCHGEKEKNISKEVATKLSLLYPTDKAIGYSENQLRGMWVVERKKSMK; from the coding sequence ATGCAATTAAAAATTACCGTTCTAAGTTTTCTCATTCTTTCAACTGTCATTCAATGTAAAGATAGTGCAGATATAAAAACAAAACCCTTCCTCGAAGAAGGAAAAGAGATTGCCCTGCAAGCAAAAGCTGAATTAGGAAAGAATCTAATGAATGCGATTCAAGCCAAAGGAATTGTTGGATCTATTGAGTTTTGTAATACCAATGCAATTTCCTTGACGAATGAAATTTCTCAAAAACAAAATGTAAAGCTCAAGCGAGTAACGGATAGACCTCGTAATCCTGACAATGCAGCAAGTGAAGAAGAGTTAAAGATCCTACAAGCATTCAAAGCTCAGATAGCAAACAAGGAAAAGCCAAGTCCTGTTACAGTTGAAACCGAAGTAGCGCAAATAGGATATTATCCGATAGAAACAGTCGCAATGTGCTTACAATGCCATGGAGAAAAAGAAAAGAATATTTCCAAAGAAGTCGCAACTAAACTTTCTCTTCTCTATCCTACTGACAAAGCAATCGGCTATTCAGAAAATCAACTTCGAGGTATGTGGGTAGTGGAACGAAAGAAATCAATGAAATAA
- the fabR gene encoding HTH-type transcriptional repressor FabR translates to MKLNQRYQQKLRTRTTLIQSALKLMGEDKSLGSLSLREVAGEAGIVPAAFYRHFKDIEELGLALVDDMSVKLRVILRDARKKGAYKTALQVSMSLFFNYVKNNRLLFRFITREQVGGSKRIRQAIRNEMSFIASELASDMKRPGIPFSKLEFISDFIVATAFTLAGTYLDCDPKDSEAEKKLKIKSINQLRLIFKGALGGRNNRHRIKKQIADESVIGENKNDNN, encoded by the coding sequence ATGAAATTAAACCAGAGATACCAACAAAAGCTTAGAACTAGGACTACTTTAATCCAATCTGCCTTGAAATTAATGGGAGAAGACAAGAGTTTAGGCTCTTTAAGCCTGAGAGAAGTTGCAGGCGAAGCGGGAATTGTGCCTGCTGCCTTCTATCGACATTTTAAAGACATCGAAGAATTAGGGCTAGCATTAGTTGATGATATGAGCGTTAAACTGCGCGTTATCCTCCGCGACGCAAGAAAGAAAGGCGCCTACAAAACAGCCCTTCAAGTCTCCATGTCTCTCTTTTTTAATTATGTAAAAAACAATCGACTCCTTTTTCGTTTTATCACACGCGAACAAGTCGGCGGAAGTAAGCGGATAAGACAGGCTATCCGTAACGAGATGTCGTTCATTGCATCTGAACTAGCATCTGATATGAAGCGCCCAGGAATTCCCTTCTCAAAATTAGAATTTATCTCTGACTTCATCGTTGCCACTGCCTTTACATTAGCGGGAACCTATTTAGATTGTGACCCAAAAGACAGTGAAGCAGAAAAGAAATTAAAAATAAAAAGTATTAACCAACTACGACTCATCTTCAAAGGTGCGTTAGGCGGCAGAAACAATCGACATAGAATTAAAAAACAAATAGCAGACGAATCAGTAATCGGAGAAAATAAAAATGATAACAACTGA
- a CDS encoding 2Fe-2S iron-sulfur cluster binding domain-containing protein, whose protein sequence is MKTFPFKYHKPSEYLDLFNPKNMFNFLLEELNPVYSISKTRAKIISIHLETKETKTLVLRVNKKGFRFQAGQYVPVTVEINGKRVTRYYSISSMPSEVNLRITIKRQKQGLVSNFVHESLQLGDFVELGEAQGSFVLPKALPGKFLFVAGGSGITPVYSILNTLQNQNYTGSVKLLYFSRTKEEIIFYSDLNSLREKFPTLAVEFILTDEDSLGFRTGFFTREMLLELVPDFSERLTYLCGPGTLQESVKSIIPKEKLISENFQPFLKTSTKREAKQVEVTLTKSHKTLLLNGEKNLLEELEDNGIYPQSGCRMGICHTCACTKKSGVVTNLQEGSESESGEETIQLCLSRAEENLELDI, encoded by the coding sequence ATGAAAACTTTTCCATTTAAATACCATAAACCAAGCGAATATCTAGATTTATTCAATCCAAAGAACATGTTTAACTTCCTTTTAGAGGAATTAAACCCAGTATATTCCATTTCTAAGACTAGGGCTAAGATTATCAGTATACACCTAGAAACTAAAGAAACTAAAACACTTGTTCTCCGAGTGAACAAGAAAGGCTTCCGATTTCAAGCGGGTCAATATGTTCCCGTCACAGTTGAAATTAATGGTAAGCGTGTAACTCGCTACTATTCCATTTCTTCTATGCCTTCTGAAGTCAATCTTCGAATCACAATAAAGCGTCAAAAACAAGGTCTTGTTTCTAACTTTGTGCATGAGAGTTTGCAGTTAGGTGATTTTGTCGAGTTGGGAGAAGCGCAGGGAAGTTTTGTTCTTCCGAAAGCATTACCGGGCAAATTCCTATTTGTCGCAGGCGGAAGTGGAATTACTCCTGTGTATTCCATTCTAAATACTTTGCAAAATCAAAATTATACCGGTAGTGTCAAACTACTGTATTTCTCACGCACTAAAGAAGAAATTATCTTCTATTCTGATTTGAATTCTCTACGTGAAAAATTTCCAACCCTTGCAGTTGAATTCATTTTGACTGATGAAGATTCTCTCGGATTTAGAACTGGATTTTTTACAAGAGAAATGCTTTTAGAATTAGTGCCTGATTTTTCCGAAAGACTTACCTATCTCTGTGGTCCTGGAACTTTGCAAGAGAGTGTAAAGAGTATTATCCCCAAAGAGAAACTCATCTCCGAAAATTTCCAACCGTTTCTAAAGACTAGCACTAAGAGAGAAGCAAAGCAAGTAGAAGTTACTCTAACTAAGTCTCACAAGACACTGCTACTCAATGGAGAAAAAAATCTTCTAGAAGAATTAGAGGATAACGGAATCTATCCGCAAAGTGGATGCCGTATGGGAATTTGCCACACCTGTGCTTGCACTAAAAAATCTGGTGTTGTCACAAATCTCCAAGAAGGCAGTGAGTCCGAGTCCGGTGAAGAAACTATCCAACTCTGTCTAAGCCGCGCAGAAGAAAATTTAGAATTAGATATTTAA
- a CDS encoding acyl-CoA desaturase — protein MNTKSKPLTKEEIENFGKELEIIRTEILSKVGQEDADHIRKVQATYRYNEIMGRLLIHFSMDPITFALGTSMLGISKILNNMEIGHNVMHGQYDWMNDPEFNSNTFEWDIVSDSSQWKFYHNYMHHTYTNVVGKDHDYGYHFTRLSEEQEWKPVHLFQSIANFFLAFNFEWGVGGHGYKVEYLEKPKKQRTKKTLQDYKEVYNKKIEIQLFKDYIGFPLLGGLMAPKIFLGNLLANTMRNLWTYSIIFCGHFTENAETFTPKDIENETKAEWYLRQLKGSSNLEGSKLFYLMSGHLSHQIEHHMFPDIPAARYEEIAPRLKALCEDYGQHYNNGSFVKQFASVWKRIFAFSLPDPYAEKVMAA, from the coding sequence ATGAATACGAAAAGTAAACCATTAACAAAAGAAGAAATTGAAAACTTCGGAAAAGAATTAGAGATTATCCGCACTGAAATACTTTCGAAAGTAGGACAGGAAGATGCTGACCATATTAGAAAAGTCCAGGCGACTTATCGTTACAATGAAATTATGGGAAGACTACTGATTCATTTTAGCATGGATCCGATTACATTTGCACTCGGAACTAGTATGCTCGGAATTTCTAAAATTCTAAACAATATGGAGATTGGTCATAATGTAATGCATGGTCAATACGATTGGATGAATGATCCGGAGTTTAATTCGAATACCTTTGAATGGGATATTGTTTCTGATTCTTCCCAATGGAAATTTTACCACAACTATATGCACCATACGTACACTAACGTTGTAGGGAAAGACCATGACTACGGTTACCACTTCACAAGACTTTCGGAAGAGCAAGAATGGAAACCAGTGCATCTTTTCCAATCCATTGCAAATTTCTTTCTAGCGTTTAATTTTGAATGGGGAGTAGGCGGACATGGTTACAAAGTAGAATACTTAGAAAAACCTAAAAAACAAAGAACTAAAAAAACTCTACAAGATTACAAAGAAGTCTATAACAAGAAAATAGAAATCCAACTCTTTAAGGATTACATCGGTTTTCCGCTACTCGGTGGACTTATGGCTCCAAAAATATTTTTAGGTAACCTTCTTGCGAATACTATGCGTAACCTCTGGACGTATTCCATTATCTTCTGTGGACATTTTACGGAGAACGCAGAAACATTTACTCCTAAAGACATTGAGAATGAAACAAAAGCAGAATGGTATTTGCGCCAATTAAAAGGCTCATCAAACTTGGAAGGAAGTAAACTTTTCTATCTAATGAGTGGACATTTAAGCCATCAAATAGAGCATCATATGTTCCCTGATATTCCGGCTGCCCGTTATGAAGAAATAGCTCCAAGACTCAAAGCACTTTGTGAAGATTACGGTCAGCATTATAACAATGGAAGCTTCGTAAAACAATTTGCCTCGGTTTGGAAACGAATCTTTGCATTTTCTTTACCGGATCCATACGCAGAGAAGGTAATGGCGGCTTAA
- a CDS encoding mobilization protein: MRMIHFIGGEKGGVGKSVISRLLAQYFIDNQIPFKGYDTDRSHNTFLRFYEDFASPTTVDSYEHLDAMIENYDMENPNRIIVDLAAQTTLPLQKWIEESNVVELSKELNLNLRFWHVMDDSKDSVILLENLLNRFQDKVEYTIVFNQGRGTQFKIFESSSVKDLAASYNATFVNLKKLHERTMQKIDETNSSFWAAIHNKPQSLGLMEKERVKTWLNSAYDEFRRINV; encoded by the coding sequence ATAAGAATGATACATTTTATTGGCGGCGAAAAAGGGGGAGTAGGAAAGTCGGTAATTTCTAGGCTACTTGCTCAATATTTCATTGATAATCAAATCCCGTTTAAGGGCTATGACACAGATAGATCACACAATACGTTTCTACGTTTTTATGAAGATTTTGCTTCTCCGACTACGGTAGATAGCTACGAACATTTAGATGCGATGATTGAAAACTATGATATGGAAAATCCAAATCGAATCATCGTTGACCTTGCTGCTCAGACAACTCTTCCATTGCAAAAATGGATTGAAGAGAGTAATGTGGTCGAACTTTCAAAAGAGTTAAACTTAAACCTAAGATTCTGGCATGTAATGGATGATAGCAAGGACTCAGTCATTCTTCTTGAAAATCTACTCAATCGATTTCAGGACAAAGTAGAATATACAATCGTATTCAATCAGGGAAGGGGAACTCAGTTTAAAATATTTGAATCATCTTCTGTTAAAGATCTAGCAGCATCCTACAATGCAACATTCGTGAATTTGAAAAAACTCCATGAGCGAACGATGCAGAAAATTGATGAAACAAATTCTAGCTTCTGGGCGGCAATTCACAATAAACCGCAAAGTCTAGGTTTAATGGAAAAAGAGAGAGTCAAGACTTGGCTCAACTCAGCCTATGATGAATTTAGAAGAATCAATGTTTGA